A genomic region of Streptomyces sp. R33 contains the following coding sequences:
- the mutM gene encoding bifunctional DNA-formamidopyrimidine glycosylase/DNA-(apurinic or apyrimidinic site) lyase, whose product MPELPEVEVVRRGLERWVAGRTVEAVEVLHPRAVRRHPAGGADFAARLTGETIGVAQRRGKYLWLPLEGRDLSVLGHLGMSGQLLVQPEEAADEKHLRIRVRFRDTAGTELRFVDQRTFGGLSLHENTADGLPDVIAHIARDPLDPLFDEAAYHAALRARRTTVKRALLDQSLISGVGNIYADEALWRARLHYERPTATLTRPRSAELLGHVRDVMNAALEVGGTSFDSLYVNVNGESGYFDRSLDAYGREDEPCRRCGTPMRRRPWMNRSSYFCPRCQRPPRVVS is encoded by the coding sequence GTGCCCGAGCTGCCCGAAGTCGAAGTCGTACGGCGGGGCTTGGAGCGCTGGGTGGCCGGCCGGACCGTCGAGGCCGTCGAGGTGCTGCACCCGCGCGCGGTACGCCGCCACCCCGCCGGCGGGGCCGATTTCGCGGCGCGGCTGACGGGCGAGACGATCGGGGTCGCGCAGCGGCGCGGCAAGTACCTGTGGCTGCCCCTGGAGGGGCGGGACCTCTCCGTGCTCGGGCACCTCGGCATGAGCGGACAGCTCCTCGTGCAGCCCGAGGAGGCGGCCGACGAGAAGCACCTGCGCATCCGCGTGCGCTTCCGGGACACCGCCGGGACCGAGCTCCGCTTCGTCGACCAGCGCACCTTCGGCGGTCTCTCGCTCCACGAGAACACGGCCGACGGGCTGCCCGACGTCATCGCACACATCGCCCGGGACCCACTGGACCCCCTCTTCGACGAGGCGGCGTACCACGCGGCCCTGCGCGCCAGGCGGACCACCGTCAAGCGGGCCCTGCTGGACCAGTCCCTGATCAGCGGGGTCGGCAACATCTACGCCGACGAGGCGCTGTGGCGGGCCCGGCTGCACTACGAGCGCCCCACCGCCACGCTGACGCGCCCCCGGAGCGCGGAACTCCTCGGGCACGTGCGGGACGTGATGAACGCGGCGCTCGAAGTCGGCGGCACCAGCTTCGACAGTCTCTACGTCAACGTGAACGGCGAGTCCGGCTACTTCGACCGTTCGCTCGACGCCTACGGGCGTGAGGACGAGCCCTGCCGGCGCTGCGGCACCCCGATGCGGCGCCGCCCGTGGATGAACCGGTCCAGCTACTTCTGCCCGCGCTGTCAGCGGCCGCCGCGCGTCGTGTCGTAG
- the rnc gene encoding ribonuclease III — protein sequence MSELSNAEKQADSNNAASSHTLLEGRLGYRLESALLVRALTHRSYAYENGGLPTNERLEFLGDSVLGLVVTDTLYTTHPDLPEGQLAKLRAAVVNSRALAEVGRGLDLGSFIRLGRGEEGTGGRDKASILADTLEAVIGAVYLDQGLEAASELVHRLFDPLIEKSSNLGAGLDWKTSLQELTAAEGLGVPEYLVTETGPDHEKTFTAAARVGGVSYGTGTGRSKKEAEQQAAESAWRGIRAKADERIAAEAAAAAAAKVTVAAPADTEAAAEDGGSPTPAEPTPNG from the coding sequence ATGTCTGAGCTGTCCAACGCTGAGAAGCAGGCAGACAGTAACAACGCGGCCTCGTCCCACACGCTTCTGGAAGGGCGGCTCGGGTATCGACTCGAGTCCGCCCTTCTGGTGCGTGCACTGACCCACCGCTCGTACGCGTACGAGAACGGCGGTCTGCCCACCAACGAGCGTCTGGAGTTCCTCGGGGACTCCGTGCTCGGCCTGGTGGTCACGGACACGCTGTACACGACCCACCCCGACCTGCCCGAAGGCCAGCTGGCCAAACTGCGGGCCGCGGTGGTCAACTCGCGCGCACTGGCGGAGGTCGGGCGCGGCCTCGACCTCGGCTCCTTCATCCGGCTCGGCCGGGGCGAAGAGGGCACGGGTGGCCGGGACAAGGCCTCCATCCTCGCCGACACCCTTGAAGCGGTGATCGGCGCGGTCTACCTCGACCAGGGCCTCGAAGCGGCCTCGGAGCTGGTCCACCGGCTCTTCGACCCGCTCATCGAGAAGTCCTCGAACCTCGGGGCCGGCCTGGACTGGAAGACCAGTCTCCAGGAGCTCACGGCGGCCGAAGGCCTCGGCGTGCCGGAATACCTGGTCACCGAGACCGGTCCGGACCACGAGAAGACCTTCACCGCTGCCGCCCGCGTCGGTGGTGTCTCGTACGGCACCGGCACCGGCCGCAGCAAGAAGGAAGCGGAACAGCAGGCTGCGGAATCCGCTTGGCGCGGTATCCGTGCCAAGGCGGACGAGCGGATCGCGGCGGAAGCCGCTGCCGCCGCGGCCGCAAAGGTCACGGTGGCGGCCCCGGCCGACACCGAGGCCGCGGCCGAGGACGGCGGGTCGCCGACGCCCGCCGAACCGACGCCGAACGGCTGA
- the rpmF gene encoding 50S ribosomal protein L32, which translates to MAVPKRKMSRSNTRHRRSQWKAAVPTLVSCERCQEPKLQHIACPSCGTYNKRQVLEV; encoded by the coding sequence GTGGCTGTTCCGAAGCGGAAGATGTCGCGCAGCAACACGCGCCACCGCCGGTCGCAGTGGAAGGCTGCGGTCCCCACCCTGGTTTCGTGTGAGCGTTGCCAGGAGCCGAAGCTCCAGCACATCGCGTGCCCGAGCTGCGGCACCTACAACAAGCGCCAGGTCCTCGAGGTCTGA
- a CDS encoding DUF177 domain-containing protein, giving the protein MLPASGGNLDLQRSVKAGTALNTRLDHRNPLVFDTHELGRRPGAMQRLSREIAAPADLGLVGVIGVPEGAPLKLSLRLESVMEGVLVTGTARASAVGECVRCLEPVERELKADFQEMFSYPDADDRSRTKAEPADDAEDDEDTLFLEDGLFDLEPVLRDVVVLALPMQPVCREDCLGLCPDCGLSLNDDPDHHHDAVDIRWAALQELVVTDQDGEKDNMSGTASDDVQSAAEKQEK; this is encoded by the coding sequence ATGCTGCCCGCAAGTGGCGGAAATCTTGATCTTCAGCGATCTGTGAAAGCAGGAACGGCCCTGAATACCCGCCTCGACCACCGCAACCCTCTCGTGTTCGACACGCACGAGCTGGGTCGGCGTCCTGGTGCCATGCAGCGGCTGTCCCGTGAGATCGCGGCACCGGCGGACCTCGGTCTCGTCGGCGTCATCGGGGTACCGGAAGGCGCCCCGCTGAAGCTCAGCCTCCGCCTCGAGTCGGTCATGGAAGGGGTGCTTGTCACAGGCACCGCCCGTGCATCGGCCGTAGGGGAGTGCGTAAGGTGTCTGGAGCCCGTCGAGCGCGAGCTCAAGGCGGACTTCCAGGAGATGTTCTCGTACCCTGACGCCGACGACCGGAGCCGCACCAAGGCGGAGCCGGCCGACGACGCCGAGGACGACGAGGACACGCTCTTCCTCGAGGACGGTTTGTTCGACCTCGAACCCGTGCTGCGGGATGTGGTGGTGCTCGCACTGCCCATGCAGCCGGTGTGCCGGGAGGACTGTCTCGGACTGTGCCCCGATTGCGGGCTCAGCCTGAACGACGACCCGGACCACCACCATGACGCCGTCGACATCCGTTGGGCGGCATTGCAGGAACTCGTCGTGACCGATCAGGACGGCGAGAAGGACAACATGAGCGGCACTGCATCTGACGACGTTCAGAGCGCCGCCGAGAAGCAGGAGAAGTAG
- a CDS encoding DivIVA domain-containing protein, with amino-acid sequence MDVQKKLDEIVAAVGGARSMPMSASCVINRAELLAQLEEVRQALPGSLAQAQELIGGREQMVEDARREAERIIESAHAQRGSLISDTEVARRSQAEADRILADARREAEEIRAEADDYVDSKLANFEVVLTKTIGSVDRGREKLLGRGPGLDDQGYPDADAPERSHDPQTQREQADAYVDTKLATFEAVLSKTLEAVGRGRQKLLGRVPTDDLGAHMAAQDAAGAQQSRSASDADFLAGLAEPAAPMGPAIPAQAQQEPAYDAYGYQQHQQSQQHDAYGYQDPYGYQQQVQQPDPYAAMGYEQQPDPYAAYQQQPQAPQQQPQQPALDETSFFDTSMINLDQLRQYEQGR; translated from the coding sequence ATGGACGTGCAGAAGAAGCTCGACGAGATCGTCGCGGCCGTCGGCGGCGCCCGGTCCATGCCCATGTCGGCCTCCTGCGTGATCAACCGCGCCGAGCTGCTCGCCCAGCTCGAAGAGGTCCGCCAGGCGCTCCCCGGCTCGCTCGCGCAGGCGCAGGAGCTCATCGGCGGCCGGGAGCAGATGGTCGAGGACGCCCGCCGCGAGGCGGAGCGCATCATCGAGTCCGCGCACGCCCAGCGCGGTTCGCTGATCTCCGACACCGAGGTCGCGCGCCGCTCCCAGGCGGAGGCGGACCGGATCCTGGCGGACGCCCGCAGGGAGGCCGAGGAGATCCGGGCCGAGGCCGACGACTACGTCGACAGCAAGCTCGCGAACTTCGAGGTCGTGCTCACCAAGACCATCGGCTCGGTCGACCGCGGCCGCGAGAAGCTGCTGGGCCGCGGCCCGGGCCTGGACGACCAGGGCTACCCCGACGCGGACGCGCCCGAGCGCAGCCACGATCCGCAGACGCAGCGCGAGCAGGCGGACGCGTACGTGGACACCAAGCTGGCGACCTTCGAGGCGGTGCTCTCCAAGACCCTCGAGGCGGTCGGCCGGGGCCGCCAGAAGCTGCTGGGCCGGGTGCCCACGGACGACCTCGGCGCGCACATGGCCGCCCAGGACGCCGCCGGCGCGCAGCAGTCCCGCTCGGCGAGCGACGCGGACTTCCTGGCGGGCCTGGCGGAGCCGGCGGCCCCCATGGGCCCCGCGATCCCGGCGCAGGCCCAGCAGGAGCCCGCGTACGACGCGTACGGCTACCAGCAGCACCAGCAGTCCCAGCAGCACGACGCCTACGGCTACCAGGACCCCTACGGCTACCAACAGCAGGTCCAGCAGCCGGATCCGTACGCGGCGATGGGCTACGAGCAGCAGCCGGACCCCTATGCGGCCTACCAGCAGCAGCCGCAGGCCCCGCAGCAGCAGCCGCAGCAGCCCGCCCTCGACGAGACCAGCTTCTTCGACACGAGCATGATCAACCTGGATCAGCTGCGCCAGTACGAACAGGGACGCTAG
- the coaD gene encoding pantetheine-phosphate adenylyltransferase — MRRAVCPGSFDPITNGHLDIIGRASRLYDVVHVAVMINQSKQGLFTVEERIELIREATADYGNVEVESFHGLLVDFCKQRDIPAIVKGLRAVSDFDYELQMAQMNMGLSGVETLFVPTNPTYSFLSSSLVKEVATWGGDVAHLLPPHVHAALTERLAGR; from the coding sequence TTGCGCCGAGCCGTCTGTCCCGGGTCGTTCGACCCCATCACCAACGGACACCTCGACATCATCGGCCGGGCCTCCCGGCTCTACGACGTCGTCCACGTCGCCGTGATGATCAACCAGTCGAAGCAGGGGCTGTTCACCGTCGAGGAGCGGATCGAGCTGATCCGCGAGGCGACCGCCGACTACGGCAACGTCGAGGTGGAGTCCTTCCACGGCCTCCTCGTCGACTTCTGCAAGCAGCGCGACATCCCGGCCATCGTCAAGGGCCTGCGCGCCGTCAGCGACTTCGACTACGAGCTCCAGATGGCCCAGATGAACATGGGGCTCTCGGGCGTCGAAACGCTGTTCGTGCCGACCAACCCCACCTACAGCTTCCTGTCCTCCTCCCTGGTCAAGGAGGTCGCGACCTGGGGCGGCGACGTCGCCCACCTGCTGCCGCCGCACGTGCACGCGGCGCTGACCGAGCGGCTCGCCGGCCGCTGA
- the rsmD gene encoding 16S rRNA (guanine(966)-N(2))-methyltransferase RsmD: MTRVIAGSAGGRRLTVPPGTGTRPTSDRMREGLFSTWESLHGVEGARVLDLYAGSGAVGLEALSRGASHALLVEPEAKAAKAIRDNIKALGLPGAEFRAGKAEQIVAAAAGGDPYDVVFLDPPYAVEHGDLGEILLTLRANGWLTDDALVTVERGTRSGAFPWPEGFEPLRSRKYGEGTLWYGRAAFTSEDS; this comes from the coding sequence ATGACCCGCGTGATCGCCGGCAGCGCCGGCGGGCGACGGCTGACCGTGCCCCCGGGCACCGGCACCCGGCCGACCTCGGACCGGATGCGCGAAGGCCTGTTCTCCACCTGGGAGTCGCTGCACGGCGTCGAGGGCGCCCGGGTGCTCGACCTGTACGCCGGCTCCGGCGCCGTCGGCCTGGAGGCCCTCTCCCGCGGCGCCTCGCACGCGCTGCTGGTCGAGCCCGAGGCCAAGGCCGCCAAGGCGATCCGGGACAACATCAAGGCGCTGGGCCTGCCCGGCGCCGAGTTCCGGGCCGGCAAGGCGGAGCAGATCGTGGCGGCCGCGGCGGGCGGGGACCCGTACGACGTCGTCTTCCTGGACCCGCCGTACGCCGTGGAGCACGGCGATCTTGGCGAGATCCTCCTCACACTCCGCGCCAATGGCTGGCTCACGGACGATGCGCTCGTCACCGTGGAGCGCGGTACGAGGAGCGGCGCGTTCCCGTGGCCCGAGGGGTTCGAGCCGCTGCGCTCCCGCAAGTACGGCGAAGGCACCCTTTGGTACGGTCGCGCCGCCTTCACCAGCGAAGACTCATGA
- the recG gene encoding ATP-dependent DNA helicase RecG, with protein MVCNEHVPALDEDLKKTLGPATAKVLAEQLGLHTALDLLHHYPRRYAERGELTSLAELADQIDEHVTVVAQVADARILTFNGGRGKRLEVTITDGSGRLQLVFFGAGVHKPHKELLPGSRAMFAGKVSMFNRKLQLAHPAYEPLGAEASDRDAATAFANQLIPIYPACAKLESWKIAKCVDAVLPSAAQEAVDPLPEALREGRGLIPLTEALLKIHRPGTKADIDDARQRLKWDEAFVLQVALARRRHADSQLPAVPRRPAPGGLLDAFDAKLPFTLTEGQQTVSKEIFDDLATEHPMHRLLQGEVGSGKTMVALRAMLAVVDCGGQAAMLAPTEVLAQQHHRSITEMMGELAEGGMLGGSDQGTKVVLLTGSMGMPARRQALLDLVTGEAGIVIGTHALIEDKVQFHDLGLVVVDEQHRFGVEQRDALRSKGKQPPHLLVMTATPIPRTVAMTVFGDLETSVLDQLPAGRSPIATHVVPAKDKPHFLTRAWERVREEVENGHQAYVVCPRIGDGEDDPKNQKKKAAEDDGEKRPPLAVLEIAEQLTRGPLAGLSVEVLHGRMDPADKDDVMRRFAAGEVKVLVATTVIEVGVNVPNSTVMVIMDADRFGVSQLHQLRGRVGRGSAPGLCLLVSEMHEASPARARLAAVAATLDGFELSRIDLEQRREGDVLGQAQSGVRSSLRMLAVIEDEEVIAQAREEATRVVAADPELERLPGLRSALEALLDTEREQYLEKG; from the coding sequence ATGGTGTGCAATGAACACGTGCCCGCGCTCGACGAAGACCTCAAGAAGACGCTCGGCCCCGCCACCGCCAAGGTGCTGGCCGAGCAGCTCGGCCTGCACACGGCCCTGGACCTGCTCCACCACTACCCGCGGCGGTACGCCGAGCGCGGCGAGCTGACCTCGCTGGCGGAGCTCGCCGACCAGATCGACGAGCACGTGACGGTGGTCGCCCAAGTCGCCGACGCCCGGATCCTGACGTTCAACGGGGGCCGCGGCAAGCGCCTGGAGGTGACCATCACCGACGGCAGCGGCCGCCTCCAGCTGGTCTTCTTCGGGGCGGGCGTCCACAAGCCGCACAAGGAGCTGCTGCCGGGCAGCCGCGCGATGTTCGCCGGCAAGGTCTCGATGTTCAACCGCAAGCTGCAGCTGGCCCACCCCGCGTACGAACCGCTCGGCGCGGAGGCCTCCGACCGGGACGCCGCCACCGCGTTCGCCAACCAGCTCATCCCGATCTACCCGGCCTGCGCCAAGCTGGAGTCCTGGAAGATCGCCAAGTGCGTGGACGCCGTACTACCCAGCGCCGCCCAGGAGGCCGTGGACCCGCTGCCGGAGGCACTGCGCGAGGGCCGCGGGCTGATCCCCCTGACCGAGGCCCTGCTGAAGATCCACCGGCCGGGCACCAAGGCGGACATCGACGACGCCCGGCAGCGGCTGAAGTGGGACGAGGCCTTCGTCCTCCAGGTCGCGCTGGCCCGCCGCCGGCACGCCGACTCCCAGCTCCCGGCCGTCCCGCGCCGCCCCGCTCCCGGCGGCCTGCTCGACGCCTTCGACGCCAAGCTCCCCTTCACCCTCACCGAGGGCCAGCAGACCGTCTCGAAGGAGATCTTCGACGACCTGGCCACCGAACACCCCATGCACCGCCTCCTTCAGGGCGAGGTGGGCAGTGGCAAGACGATGGTCGCGCTGCGGGCGATGCTCGCCGTCGTGGACTGCGGCGGGCAGGCCGCCATGCTGGCCCCCACCGAGGTGCTCGCCCAGCAGCACCACCGCTCCATCACCGAGATGATGGGCGAGCTCGCCGAGGGAGGCATGCTCGGCGGCTCCGACCAGGGCACCAAGGTCGTGCTGCTCACCGGCTCCATGGGGATGCCCGCGCGCCGCCAGGCCCTGCTCGACCTGGTCACCGGCGAGGCCGGCATCGTCATCGGCACGCACGCGCTCATCGAGGACAAGGTGCAGTTCCACGACCTCGGCCTGGTCGTGGTCGACGAACAGCACCGCTTCGGGGTGGAGCAGCGCGACGCGCTGCGGTCCAAGGGGAAGCAGCCCCCGCACCTGCTGGTGATGACCGCGACCCCGATCCCGCGCACCGTCGCGATGACCGTCTTCGGGGACCTGGAGACCTCCGTCCTCGACCAGCTGCCCGCCGGCCGCTCCCCGATCGCCACCCACGTCGTACCGGCCAAGGACAAGCCGCACTTCCTGACCCGTGCCTGGGAGCGGGTGCGGGAGGAGGTCGAGAACGGGCACCAGGCGTACGTGGTGTGCCCGCGCATCGGCGACGGCGAGGACGACCCGAAGAACCAGAAGAAGAAAGCCGCCGAGGACGACGGCGAGAAGCGGCCGCCGCTGGCCGTCCTGGAGATCGCCGAGCAGCTCACCCGCGGGCCGCTCGCCGGGCTGTCGGTGGAAGTGCTGCACGGCCGGATGGACCCGGCCGACAAGGACGACGTCATGCGCCGTTTCGCCGCCGGCGAGGTCAAGGTGCTCGTCGCCACCACCGTCATCGAGGTCGGCGTGAACGTCCCGAACTCCACGGTCATGGTGATCATGGACGCGGACCGGTTCGGCGTCTCCCAGCTCCACCAGCTGCGCGGCCGCGTCGGCCGCGGCTCCGCGCCGGGCCTGTGCCTGCTGGTCAGCGAGATGCACGAGGCGAGCCCCGCCCGGGCCCGGCTCGCCGCGGTCGCCGCCACCCTGGACGGCTTCGAGCTCTCCCGGATCGACCTGGAACAGCGCCGCGAGGGGGACGTGCTGGGCCAGGCCCAGTCGGGCGTGCGGTCCTCGCTGCGCATGCTCGCCGTCATCGAGGACGAGGAGGTCATCGCCCAGGCCCGGGAGGAGGCCACCCGCGTGGTCGCCGCCGACCCGGAACTGGAGCGGCTGCCGGGCCTGCGGAGCGCGCTGGAGGCCCTGCTGGACACCGAGCGCGAGCAGTACCTGGAGAAGGGCTGA
- a CDS encoding DAK2 domain-containing protein produces MPHEPQPQHPDELDAEAVRTWSSLAVAALGRAREDIDAINVYPVADADTGTNLYLTAESADRALAEALGAAPADVSETTGPGPDAGSRTPSLSQAVRAYAHGALIGARGNSGTILAQLLRGVADVLGDEPGDRGPGRLLAQALTRAADEAYRAVAHPVEGTMLTVAAAAARAGEAAGAAAGTAADVARAAYDAARAALADTPGQLAELGRAGVVDAGGCGLVAVLGALWQALSGQEPAAEAVRGRAVPVPQPQQPCDAEEQGGPAYEVIYLLEAAEPAVAELREHLDGLGDSLVVVGGDGLWNVHVHVDDPGAAVEAGVTAGRPYRIRITHFGDERRRAREERVQRAVVAVVPGEGLAGLCGEAGATTVLARPGEAPDAAVLVDAIRRAHAREVVLLPGGADQRAAAAAAAERVRADGVRVAVIPTRSAVQGLAALAVHDPDGSFDEDVVAMTAAAGATRYAELAVAERQSFTSAGICQAGDVLGLIDGDVAVIGSGLTETAEAVLERMLGSGGELVTLVLGPEVPDALAERLEAYVQHGHLAVDTVTYRGGRYSAPLLIGVE; encoded by the coding sequence GTGCCGCACGAGCCGCAGCCGCAGCACCCTGACGAGCTCGACGCCGAAGCGGTGCGCACCTGGAGCTCGCTGGCCGTGGCCGCACTGGGCCGGGCCCGCGAGGACATCGACGCGATCAACGTCTACCCGGTCGCGGACGCCGACACCGGCACCAACCTCTACCTGACCGCCGAGTCGGCCGACCGCGCACTGGCCGAGGCCCTCGGGGCGGCGCCCGCGGACGTGAGCGAGACCACAGGGCCCGGGCCGGACGCCGGGTCCCGGACCCCCTCCCTGTCCCAGGCCGTACGGGCCTACGCGCACGGCGCCCTCATAGGCGCCCGGGGGAACTCCGGGACGATCCTGGCGCAGCTGCTGCGCGGCGTGGCCGACGTACTGGGGGACGAGCCCGGGGACCGCGGGCCGGGCCGGCTGCTGGCCCAGGCGCTGACCCGGGCCGCCGACGAGGCGTACCGGGCGGTCGCACACCCGGTGGAGGGCACGATGCTCACCGTCGCCGCCGCGGCGGCACGGGCCGGCGAGGCGGCCGGGGCGGCCGCCGGAACAGCCGCCGACGTGGCCCGGGCGGCCTACGACGCGGCCCGCGCGGCCCTGGCGGACACCCCGGGGCAGCTGGCCGAGCTGGGCCGGGCCGGGGTGGTCGACGCGGGGGGCTGCGGACTGGTCGCCGTACTCGGGGCGCTGTGGCAGGCGCTGTCCGGCCAGGAGCCCGCCGCCGAGGCGGTCCGCGGCCGGGCCGTGCCCGTACCGCAGCCGCAGCAGCCCTGCGACGCGGAGGAGCAGGGCGGGCCCGCGTACGAGGTGATCTACCTGCTGGAGGCCGCCGAACCGGCCGTGGCGGAGCTGCGCGAGCACCTCGACGGGCTCGGGGACTCCCTGGTGGTGGTCGGCGGCGACGGACTGTGGAACGTGCACGTCCACGTCGACGACCCCGGCGCCGCGGTGGAGGCGGGCGTGACCGCGGGGCGGCCGTACCGGATCCGCATCACCCACTTCGGCGACGAGCGGCGCCGGGCGCGCGAGGAACGGGTCCAGCGGGCCGTGGTCGCCGTGGTCCCGGGCGAGGGGCTGGCCGGGCTGTGCGGGGAGGCGGGCGCGACCACCGTGCTCGCCCGCCCCGGAGAGGCCCCGGACGCCGCCGTACTCGTCGATGCCATCCGGCGCGCGCACGCCCGCGAGGTGGTGCTGCTGCCCGGCGGCGCCGACCAGCGCGCGGCCGCGGCCGCCGCGGCCGAGCGGGTCCGCGCCGACGGCGTACGGGTGGCGGTGATCCCCACCCGGTCCGCGGTGCAGGGCCTGGCCGCCCTCGCCGTGCACGACCCGGACGGCAGCTTCGACGAGGACGTCGTCGCCATGACCGCGGCGGCCGGCGCCACCCGCTACGCGGAACTCGCCGTCGCCGAACGGCAGTCCTTCACCTCCGCCGGCATCTGCCAGGCCGGGGACGTGCTCGGGCTCATCGACGGAGACGTCGCCGTCATCGGCTCCGGCCTCACCGAGACCGCCGAGGCGGTCCTGGAGCGGATGCTGGGCTCCGGCGGCGAACTCGTCACGCTGGTCCTGGGACCGGAGGTCCCGGACGCCCTCGCCGAGCGCCTGGAGGCGTACGTACAGCACGGGCACCTGGCGGTGGACACCGTCACCTACCGCGGCGGCCGGTACTCGGCGCCCCTCCTCATCGGGGTCGAATAG
- the rpmB gene encoding 50S ribosomal protein L28, producing the protein MAANCDVCAKGPSFGNNISHSHRRTSRRWNPNIQRVRAMVSGTPKRLNVCTSCIKAGKVSR; encoded by the coding sequence GTGGCTGCCAACTGCGACGTTTGCGCCAAGGGGCCGAGCTTCGGCAACAACATCTCCCACTCGCACCGCCGCACCTCGCGTCGCTGGAACCCGAACATCCAGCGCGTTCGTGCCATGGTCAGTGGGACGCCGAAGCGCCTCAACGTCTGCACCTCGTGCATCAAGGCCGGCAAGGTCTCGCGCTGA
- the thiD gene encoding bifunctional hydroxymethylpyrimidine kinase/phosphomethylpyrimidine kinase codes for MTDAPPRCLTVAGSDSGGGAGIQADLKTMLALGVHGMSVVTAVTAQNSLGVQGVWELPAEAVQAQYRAVVDDIGVQAVKTGMLSCAALVEAVAELLATTSAPVVVDPVGVSKHGDALLAESALDAVRKELLPRATVATPNLDEVAQLTGVVVESEDDMQRAADAVLAYGPEWALIKGGHLAHGNEAADLLTDGETRLWLRAPRHDNRHTHGTGCTLASAVAAGLAKGQDVPQAVMEAKEYVTGAIAAGFALGGGIGPVDHAWQWHR; via the coding sequence ATGACCGACGCGCCACCCCGGTGCCTGACCGTCGCCGGATCCGACTCCGGCGGTGGCGCCGGGATCCAGGCCGACCTCAAGACCATGCTGGCACTCGGCGTGCACGGGATGAGCGTGGTGACCGCCGTGACCGCGCAGAACTCCCTCGGGGTCCAGGGGGTCTGGGAGCTGCCCGCCGAGGCCGTGCAGGCCCAGTACCGGGCCGTCGTGGACGACATCGGCGTGCAGGCGGTCAAGACCGGGATGCTGTCCTGCGCCGCGCTGGTGGAGGCAGTGGCCGAGCTGCTCGCCACCACCTCCGCCCCCGTCGTCGTGGACCCCGTCGGGGTCTCCAAGCACGGGGACGCGCTGCTCGCCGAGTCGGCCCTGGACGCCGTGCGCAAGGAGCTGCTGCCGCGGGCCACCGTGGCCACGCCGAACCTGGACGAGGTGGCGCAGCTCACGGGCGTGGTGGTGGAGAGCGAGGACGACATGCAGCGGGCCGCCGACGCGGTCCTGGCGTACGGGCCCGAGTGGGCGCTGATCAAGGGCGGGCACCTGGCCCACGGGAACGAGGCCGCCGACCTGCTGACCGACGGCGAGACCCGGCTGTGGCTGCGGGCGCCGCGCCACGACAACCGGCACACCCACGGCACCGGCTGCACCCTCGCCAGTGCGGTGGCCGCCGGGCTCGCCAAGGGCCAGGACGTGCCGCAGGCCGTCATGGAGGCCAAGGAGTACGTGACCGGCGCCATCGCGGCCGGCTTCGCGCTCGGCGGCGGCATCGGCCCGGTGGACCACGCCTGGCAGTGGCACCGCTAG